Proteins encoded within one genomic window of Tachysurus vachellii isolate PV-2020 chromosome 16, HZAU_Pvac_v1, whole genome shotgun sequence:
- the nopchap1 gene encoding uncharacterized protein C12orf45 homolog yields the protein MLKMEHKKSNSTKNTSRDLLVCGNGQGIHDKLLLKSKSVSSLQTEKVPRSSVLDRLQHFLPQMALANETLRQQMENLPGGHFDIESVEEAEKVIEMDVAVVELEGSDSSKEEESSSSSDESSDEEIISTETLKLPGNRKRKANIEMLEKEGE from the exons ATGTTGAAGATGGAGCACAAGAAAAGTAACAGTACTAAAAATACCTCTCGGGATCTGTTGGTTTGCGGGAACGGACAAG GAATTCATGATAAACTGTTACTGAAATCCAAGAGCGTGTCGTCACTGCAGACAGAAAAAGTTCCAAGAAGCAGCG TTCTAGACAGACTCCAGCATTTCCTGCCTCAGATGGCTCTGGCTAATGAGACATTAAGGCAGCAGATGGAGAATCTTCCCGGAGGTCACTTCGACATTGAGAGTGTTGAGGAAGCAGAGAAAGTCATTGAGATG gaTGTTGCTGTGGTGGAGCTTGAGGGTTCAGACAGTAGCAAGGAAGAGgagtcctcctcctcctccgacGAGAGCTCAGATGAAGAGATCATCAGTacagaaacacttaaactacCTGGCAACCGAAAGAGAAAAGCCAACATTGAAATGCTGGAAAAAGAAGGAGAATGA